The Vitis riparia cultivar Riparia Gloire de Montpellier isolate 1030 chromosome 3, EGFV_Vit.rip_1.0, whole genome shotgun sequence genome includes a region encoding these proteins:
- the LOC117911056 gene encoding uncharacterized protein LOC117911056, whose amino-acid sequence MATTESTRLSTRCSSSRFLKLCNRLPADKLDVVRDLQFGGLLHLNCKEIRHNICIWLIAHFNVGFRRIDITSDKRYDLTAADVGLVFGLPTTGRILQIATTPSGHPFGTLNTCEERLLNLPIGEEFRRCFIYYTCATLLAPTSRIDGCRNLWHTIHEDGFRNDVNWGQFVLDQLVEGIRRFKQGNSVWVHGCILFLQLHYVIKFKIPSVPVPMTAPLLSAWSDELLKERLSAEISEFGSFGHGQAFDESSPPRTHVEDDSRPTSSQVPTSSQVPTSSDEILEKYYAAERAIHSYQKGIQQQLGIMRGLIHRLDARRERSVHSPPAGHSGYAADDFPEAAHDSPSAPYDMPFHCTEEVPDTPIRHPPIIADDEVVIIDPLPLRSMTVAPRSHSIGRQRRVRRMAPNLLSPFIAQAQTRHSAIKMDLKEAAATVFNGDLDPSEELVAMHDTSLTRGNLASFQGDCWIGNDVVDAFCRMLQFDDQSRTKLFLSPYIAEMVMRSNAKHLTHDAIIARFDPYMYAFDGSYQNVTQVYLPVLFKNHWTLYVYDLHNKRIQLLDSRPGRKRSCMSGIQQNLAKVVLWLVANKKEMVAVDLNMYSFVMPDVPCQPNDNDCGVFIMKFMDNWSNGGLSKSIDVAKIKKYRLKLLGRLLLSSQNAHRHRFMAV is encoded by the exons ATGGCCACTACTGAG TCCACCAGATTGTCTACACGGTGTTCATCTTCAAGGTTTCTAAAACTATGCAACAGGCTCCCTGCTGATAAATTGGACGTGGTTCGAGACCTTCAGTTTGGAGGTCTTCTTCACTTAAATTGCAAGGAGATACGGCATAACATCTGTATATGGCTGATTGCCCATTTTAACGTTGGGTTCAGACGCATTGACATTACATCCGACAAAAGGTATGATCTGACAGCTGCTGATGTCGGCCTTGTCTTTGGCCTCCCGACGACTGGACGGATTCTACAGATTGCTACTACCCCGTCTGGTCATCCGTTCGGTACCCTCAACACATGTGAGGAGAGACTCCTCAACTTACCTATTGGGGAGGAGTTTCGTAGATGCTTCATTTACTACACTTGTGCGACGCTATTAGCCCCCACCTCAAGGATTGATGGATGCCGAAACTTGTGGCATACcatccatgaagatggtttCAGAAATGATGTTAATTGGGGCCAATTTGTTCTTGACCAGCTTGTGGAGGGTATAAGACGATTTAAGCAAGGGAACAGCGTCTGGGTTCATGGTTGCATTCTTTTCCTCCAG CTCCATTAcgtaattaaattcaaaattccttCCGTTCCTGTTCCGATGACAGCGCCCCTACTCTCAGCATGGTCAGATGAGTTGCTAAAGGAGCGCTTATCTGCTGAGATCAGTGAGTTTGGGAGTTTTGGACATGGCCAG GCGTTTGATGAATCGTCACCGCCTCGTACACATGTCGAGGATGACAGTCGACCGACAAGTAGTCAAGTACCGACAAGTAGTCAAGTACCGACAAGTAGTGAT GAAATCTTGGAAAAGTACTATGCTGCCGAACGCGCAATACATTCTTATCAAAAGGGCATTCAGCAGCAGCTTGGCATCATGCGTGGTCTGATCCATAGATTGGATGCGCGAAGAGAAAGAAGTGTACATTCCCCTCCTGCTGGTCACTCAGGCTATGCAGCGGATGACTTTCCCGAGGCCGCGCATGATTCACCCTCTGCCCCATATGACATGCCATTCCATTGCACCGAAGAAGTACCAGACACTCCTATTCGGCATCCACCTATTATTG CCGATGACGAAGTAGTCATCATAGACCCCTTACCTTTGCGTTCTATGACTGTGGCCCCCCGATCCCATAGCATTGGGAGGCAACGGAGAGTGCGTCGGATGGCTCCGAATCTATTGTCACCATTCATAGCGCAGGCACAAACCCGCCATTCTGCCATCAAGATGGACCTAAAAGAGGCAGCTGCAACTGTATTTAATGGGGACTTGGACCCAAG CGAGGAGCTTGTTGCAATGCATGACACAAGTTTAACCAGAGGCAACCTCGCGTCTTTCCAGGGAGACTGTTGGATTGGCAATGAt GTCGTTGATGCATTTTGCCGAATGTTGCAATTCGACGATCAATCAAGGACAAAACTATTTCTCTCCCCCTACATAGCT GAAATGGTGATGCGTTCCAACGCAAAACATTTGACGCACGATGCAATTATTGCGCGTTTCGATCCATATATGTATGCCTTTGATGGTTCGTATCAGAATGTTACTCAG GTCTACTTACCGGtccttttcaaaaaccattggACACTTTATGTCTATGACCTACATAACAAACGAATCCAGCTCTTGGATTCTCGGCCTGGAAGAAAAAGGAGTTGTATGAGTGGAATACAACAAAATTTG GCCAAGGTTGTTCTATGGCTTGTTGCCAACAAGAAAGAAATGGTTGCTGTAGACTTGAACATGTACAGTTTTGTCATGCCAGACGTACCATGCCAACCAAATGA CAATGACTGCGGcgtttttattatgaaattcatGGACAACTGGTCCAATGGGGGACTCTCCAAATCCATCGATGTG GCCAAGATTAAGAAGTATAGATTGAAGCTACTGGGCAGATTATTGCTTTCATCACAGAATGCACATCGGCATCGATTTATGGCAGTTTGA